Proteins found in one Deltaproteobacteria bacterium genomic segment:
- a CDS encoding nucleotidyltransferase domain-containing protein: MLDLNKNELVIIREILKRYIHDSHVLAFGSRCTGQARKYSDLDLAIYNNISINDLAWANMRADFDESDLSFRVDIINWNDLDEEFRQTIKSTGILIL, translated from the coding sequence ATGCTTGATTTAAACAAAAACGAACTTGTTATAATACGTGAAATTCTCAAACGTTATATACATGATAGTCATGTATTAGCTTTTGGGTCGCGATGCACGGGGCAAGCTCGTAAATACTCTGATCTTGATTTGGCTATTTATAACAATATATCAATTAATGATTTAGCTTGGGCCAATATGCGCGCTGATTTTGACGAATCAGATCTATCTTTTCGTGTAGATATAATTAATTGGAATGATCTTGATGAAGAATTTAGGCAGACAATAAAAAGTACAGGCATTTTAATTTTATAA